The proteins below are encoded in one region of Aquisphaera giovannonii:
- a CDS encoding phosphonate ABC transporter ATP-binding protein, with amino-acid sequence MIDVEHLTKSFGPLRVLDGVTFRVPRGEFVAVLGPSGAGKSTLLRCLNGLVAPSGGSIAVDGIVLDRRRLAAVRKRIGFIFQGVNVHGNLSVLRNVLVGRLAGKAPWDVVFSGEDRRVARAAIERVGLGAKVQARVSTLSGGQRQRVGIARALAHDPAVLLADEPISSLDPVTGREVLDLLREINRDRGVTVVCNLHDVRLATRVTDRVIGLRDGAIAFDGPADRLTPGDLARIYGDRLHERDLAEVSP; translated from the coding sequence ATGATCGATGTGGAGCACCTGACGAAGTCGTTCGGCCCGCTGAGGGTGCTCGACGGGGTGACGTTCCGCGTGCCGCGCGGGGAGTTCGTCGCGGTGCTCGGGCCGAGCGGGGCAGGCAAGTCGACGCTGCTGCGCTGCCTGAACGGGCTGGTCGCGCCCTCCGGCGGGTCGATCGCCGTGGACGGCATCGTGCTGGACCGTCGCCGGCTGGCGGCGGTCCGGAAGCGGATCGGGTTCATCTTCCAGGGCGTCAACGTCCACGGCAACCTGAGCGTGCTCCGGAACGTCCTGGTCGGCCGGCTCGCGGGGAAGGCGCCCTGGGACGTCGTCTTCTCGGGCGAGGACCGGCGGGTCGCCCGGGCCGCGATCGAGCGGGTGGGCCTGGGCGCGAAGGTGCAGGCCCGCGTCTCGACGCTCAGCGGCGGGCAGCGGCAGCGGGTGGGGATCGCCCGGGCCCTGGCGCACGACCCGGCCGTGCTGCTGGCCGACGAGCCGATCTCCAGCCTCGACCCGGTGACCGGCCGCGAGGTCCTCGACCTGCTCCGGGAGATCAACCGGGACCGCGGCGTGACCGTCGTCTGCAACCTCCACGACGTCCGGCTCGCGACCCGGGTCACCGATCGCGTCATCGGGCTCCGCGACGGCGCGATCGCCTTCGACGGGCCGGCGGACCGCCTGACGCCCGGCGACCTGGCCCGGATCTACGGCGACCGCCTCCACGAACGAGACCTTGCCGAGGTGTCCCCATGA